CCAGACACGACTTCATCAAGAATGAGAAGTACATCATGCTTTTTACAAATTTCTGCAACCCGTACCAAGTACTCTTTTGCTGGTATGATCACTCCACCGCCAGAAATAAAGGGTTCCATAATAACTCCGGCAACTGTCTCCGCTCCTTCCCAGGAAATCACTTGGTCAATAAAATCAGCTGCTGCGAGATCGCTGTTAGGCATATCGCCAAACGAGGACCGATAACTGTACGGAGGTGGAACATGCAGAAATCCGGGCGCTGTCGGGTCATATTTCATTCTTCTGTTCGCTTGTGCTGTTGCGCTCATTGCACCTAAAGTAGAACCATGGTATGCACGATATCTGGAAATGAATTTATATTTTCCCGGATTCCCGTTTTGTGCATGATATTGGCGTGCAATTTTAAAAGCTGTTTCATTCGCCTCTGACCCACTGTTCGAGAAAAAGGTTCTATATGAACCTTGTAAAAGCTCACTGATTTTTGCGGATAATTCGATGGCAGGGACGTGGCTTAAAGTCAAAGGGAAATAAGATAAGCTCATCATTTGCTCGAATGCTGCAAGAGCAATTTCTTTTCTGCCATGCCCCAGATTTAAACACCATAATCCGGAAACTCCATCGAGATATCGATTTCCATCCATATCCGTAAACCAAGATCCTTCTCCACGCCGCGCAATGAAAGGAAGCGCTTTTTCGTTATGCTTAGCCATCGCATGCCACAAATAATCCCGATCTTTTTGAACAAGATCTTCTGTATCAATATTTACACTCATCATTTACCCTCCCATTTTAACAAGTAAAAGCGTTAAACTATTAAACTTCCCATTGTTATACCGCAATGGGATTATCATGTAACACGGTATCTAAGGGACAGTATTTATACCCATGTGCTTCCGCTACTGCTTTATGTGTTACTGTTCCATCAATAACGTTAAATGCTACCAGTTATATCGATCCATTTTTTAACAGGAGAACTTGATCGCCCGATTTCAATCTAGCTGCGTTAGCCTCGTCGGTATCGATATGAAACTCCAGACAATATTGGGAGCTTACTCTGATTTTTACTTCATTAAAGATAATGGGCCGTTCGAATCTTGAGATCACATTTACAAAATCTCCTTCATGAACTTGAAATTGTACTGCATCTTCTTCTGACATGTGGATATGTCGACTTGCGATAATTAAACCTTCTTGTAAATAAATGGATCCTTTTGGCCCGATAATTGTTATCGGGCTACTACCACCAAGATTTCCTGATTCTCGAATTGGTGGAGAAACTCCGAGACAATATGCATCTGTCAAAGATACTTCAACTTGAGTCGCCGGACGGTTAGGCCCAAGTATTCTTGCTTTATCAATCGTCCCTTTTGGCCCGGTCAGCATAACTGTTTCTTTAGCGGCATACTGGCCAGGTTGCGATAAATGTTTGTAAACTTGCAATTGATAACCTTTGCCAAATAATAATTCGACATGAATCGCTGATAAGTGAACATGCCTTGCTGAAACACCTACGGGAATAAGGAACAATGCATCATTCACCTTCTTTTTGCCACGGATTCAGGATTACAAAATACAAGTAAAAACTAGATACGGGTAAACGTTGAATTCCAATTTCTATGATCCAGATGAGAATATTTTGGCAATAGGCGAGTTGGCATTTTTAGAGCATCTTTTCTGAATGGAGGAGCCAGTTGCGTTCCATCAATCTGGATATCTATTACTGTTGGTTTATTGGATTTGATTGCAGCCTCAACAGCCGGGCCAATATCTTCAGCCTTTTCCACTCTGACACCAACGGCACCCATTACTCTGGCGATCTCTGCAAAATCTGGATTCTTGATATCAGCTCCAACAAAATGATTATTATAATAATCAACCTGATTTTTCTTTTCAGCACACCATGCTCCATTGTTAAAAACGCAGGCAACAACTGGAAGGTTCTCATCTACGGCAGTACTCACTTCATGCAAACTCATACCCCACGCACCATCTCCTACAATCGCCACAACCGGGCAATCAGGTCGGGCAAGTTTTGCGCCAAGAGCTGATGGAAAAGCGAAACCAGTATTGCCAAATGTCAATGCAGCGATATGTTTGCGGCCTTGATTAAATTTGAGATAACCGTTCGCTGTGGATGATACATTTCCAATATCTGTCGTGACGATCGTATCCTCAGGTAAAACTTTTGTTACTTCTAATAATGCTCTACGAGGATTGATCGGATTCCCATCAATCATTGCAAGGGAGACTTGTTCTTCGTCCCATCTTTCCTTTTCTGTCGCAATTTCCAACAAACGCTGATGATTTGTCTTTCGATTCGAATCTATTTCTCCCAATCTATTAAAAATCTCAGCACTTGATAAACGCGCATCTCCGATAATGCCTACTTCAATGGGATGTGTCCGCGCAATATTTCTCGGATTAATATCGATCTGAATAATTTGGGCGTTAGTAGGAAAATAATCAATACCATAGCAAGGAAGAGTACCAAATACTGATAATCTGGTTCCGATAGCTAAAACGACATCTGCTTTTTTCAGTGTATTCATGGCCGCTTTTGATCCCATGTAGCCAATTGGCCCAACTGCAAGAGGGTGATTTGCCGGAAAAGCGTCGTTGTGCATATAAGAAACGGATACTGGCGCAGTCAAGTATTCTGCAATCGCTTTCACTTCCTCGTGACCATCAGAGTCAACAGTCCCTCTGCCAGAAATAATCACTGGATACTTTGCATTTGCGAGCAATTTCGCAGCTCTTTCTATTGATTCGGGTGAGCCGGCACCGCGACAATCGACACGATATTGATGTGGCTTAAGGATTTGTTCTTCTATCTCACCGAAAAAATAATCTCGCGGTATATCATATAAAACCGGCCCTCTCTCGGCATACGCTATACGAAACGCGGTTCTCAAACAGTCTGCAACACGGCTTGGATGTGTAACACGAACCGTTTCTTTGGTTATCGCTTTGAAAACGGATACCTGATCACATTCTTGGAAACCATCCCAGCCAACGGTTGGAGTTCCTGCAGAAGGAGAGATCACGACCATAGGAGTGTGTGCCTGATTTGCCGCAGCAACTGAAGTCGCCATATTCGTAATTCCTGGACCGTTTTGCCCGATAACAACCGCAGCTTTGCCCGAAACACGGGAAAATGCGTCAGCCAAATGGGCTGAACTCTGCTCATGACGAACACCAATAAACCGAATCCCCGCATCCGGCAGTAAATCAAGGAGATCCATAAATGCCGAACCTAAAATCCCACTGATATGAGTGACTCCTTCTGCCACCAATGTCTCAACGATGGCTTCACTGGTTGTCATTTTTGTTTTTGTGCCTCTCAAATTTTCAGTTTCAACTTTTAACATAGCGTCAATCCTCCTTAAAAATTTTGATGTGAGAGTAAGCCCTTATCAGATCCACCATCATTTATACCAACGTCGGGACATCGTGACGTTGGTACCAGTATGGATCTGATGAGATTATGTTATATGTCCATGAAAAAAAAGTCAATAGATGATTCAAAATATAGCCCAAAAAATTTTTCACAATTTGTACGGATTACCTTGACATTTTCATAGCAAAAGAATACATATCAGAACGAAACAGTCCTTTATAATACTCAACTAAATTTCCTTCCGGATCCGAGATCATTCGTTCATTAACTAACAAACACATAGATTGTGGGATATCTAATTGCTCTGCCTCCTCCTCTGACGGATGTTCACATGTAATAATCTGCTCTGCTTCCCAAAACACTACCTTTAAATCTTGTTCAAGAGCATCATATAGAATCACTTTATTCAAGTCATATTGGGATAATTTTTGGCCAAGTTCCAAAGGATAATAATGAGTTTCAATAGCAATAGGAATATTGCCCTCTAATCGCAATCTTTTAACATAAAAACACCTGTCATCAAAGCCGTGTGCATTACTGATATTATCCGGGGTAGAAATAATGCCTTGATCCAGCAATTTTATCCCTTTTGTTTTAATAGTTTCTGTAAAACTCGTCATTTTCAGCCATTCTTGAACCTGCCTCAACGAAATAAATGTTCCTTTTCCATGTATTTTTTCTAAAATGCCCTCATTTACCAAGTTTGAAATGGCTTCCCTTACAGTATTCCTACTAACGGAATACATTTCCATCAATTCTCTTTCGCTCGGAATTTTGTCTGTATAATACCCTTGACGTATTTGATTTTCCAATATATTCTTCAATTGAACGTGTAATGGGATTGGGTTGTTGCTATCTAATTCCATAAAATCCTCTCCAGACATACCTACCAGTTGGTAACCCTATTATACAATTATTTTTTGGAGCTATCAAATTTACCAAAATTCAGAGTGAATTAAGTTCCACAACACATGTTGACCTGAGAAAAGTGGTTTGACCTTAAAAAGC
Above is a window of Fodinisporobacter ferrooxydans DNA encoding:
- a CDS encoding aspartate aminotransferase family protein is translated as MSVNIDTEDLVQKDRDYLWHAMAKHNEKALPFIARRGEGSWFTDMDGNRYLDGVSGLWCLNLGHGRKEIALAAFEQMMSLSYFPLTLSHVPAIELSAKISELLQGSYRTFFSNSGSEANETAFKIARQYHAQNGNPGKYKFISRYRAYHGSTLGAMSATAQANRRMKYDPTAPGFLHVPPPYSYRSSFGDMPNSDLAAADFIDQVISWEGAETVAGVIMEPFISGGGVIIPAKEYLVRVAEICKKHDVLLILDEVVSGFGRTGKMFGFMHSDEVKPDIITMAKGLTSGYLPLGATAVSSKIYEKFKENGTHNHLRHVSTYGGHPASCAVALKNIEIIENEQIVQRVANLGESILGKLHDLTALSKVGEVRGKGFLYGIELVEDKVSKTPVSEELMGNIIAACTKKGLIIGRNGDTVPGFNNVLIIAPPLSSTEEDLDFVVDTVEEVLMEFCK
- the pduL gene encoding phosphate propanoyltransferase, with the translated sequence MNDALFLIPVGVSARHVHLSAIHVELLFGKGYQLQVYKHLSQPGQYAAKETVMLTGPKGTIDKARILGPNRPATQVEVSLTDAYCLGVSPPIRESGNLGGSSPITIIGPKGSIYLQEGLIIASRHIHMSEEDAVQFQVHEGDFVNVISRFERPIIFNEVKIRVSSQYCLEFHIDTDEANAARLKSGDQVLLLKNGSI
- the xsc gene encoding sulfoacetaldehyde acetyltransferase; translated protein: MLKVETENLRGTKTKMTTSEAIVETLVAEGVTHISGILGSAFMDLLDLLPDAGIRFIGVRHEQSSAHLADAFSRVSGKAAVVIGQNGPGITNMATSVAAANQAHTPMVVISPSAGTPTVGWDGFQECDQVSVFKAITKETVRVTHPSRVADCLRTAFRIAYAERGPVLYDIPRDYFFGEIEEQILKPHQYRVDCRGAGSPESIERAAKLLANAKYPVIISGRGTVDSDGHEEVKAIAEYLTAPVSVSYMHNDAFPANHPLAVGPIGYMGSKAAMNTLKKADVVLAIGTRLSVFGTLPCYGIDYFPTNAQIIQIDINPRNIARTHPIEVGIIGDARLSSAEIFNRLGEIDSNRKTNHQRLLEIATEKERWDEEQVSLAMIDGNPINPRRALLEVTKVLPEDTIVTTDIGNVSSTANGYLKFNQGRKHIAALTFGNTGFAFPSALGAKLARPDCPVVAIVGDGAWGMSLHEVSTAVDENLPVVACVFNNGAWCAEKKNQVDYYNNHFVGADIKNPDFAEIARVMGAVGVRVEKAEDIGPAVEAAIKSNKPTVIDIQIDGTQLAPPFRKDALKMPTRLLPKYSHLDHRNWNSTFTRI
- a CDS encoding GntR family transcriptional regulator produces the protein MELDSNNPIPLHVQLKNILENQIRQGYYTDKIPSERELMEMYSVSRNTVREAISNLVNEGILEKIHGKGTFISLRQVQEWLKMTSFTETIKTKGIKLLDQGIISTPDNISNAHGFDDRCFYVKRLRLEGNIPIAIETHYYPLELGQKLSQYDLNKVILYDALEQDLKVVFWEAEQIITCEHPSEEEAEQLDIPQSMCLLVNERMISDPEGNLVEYYKGLFRSDMYSFAMKMSR